CCTTCGGGAGACAGCAGATCGAATCCGCCTCGCCATGGAAACCGCCCCTGAACCCTCCGAGAAGGCCAGCGCGGATTGTGAGTGAGGCTTTATCCGTCCTCCTGTTCGCCCTGTCGCAAATGACACCGGCTGAGATCGGTTTCTGGCTTCGGAGGTTGCTCTAATGCTCGCTGTCGGTATCGCTCTCTGGCTTGTCGGTTCGGCTGTCGCCGGAGTCATTCTCGGAAGGATGATCGCCTACCGTGACCGTGATCAGTCTAACCGTTGACTGTGAACTGTTCGCCCGAGGGTTGGCTAACGCTTTAGCGTTCATTCCGGCGAACAGCCGGTTTGTGAATGTGTGGATTCGGCTTAACCCCGAATCCTTGACCATGGAGATATGCGGAACCGACGGCTACGCCGCCGGGCTCTCGACAGTTCCCCTCGATAGACACTCCGACCCTCCGGAGAGGCGGGAATTCCTCATTCGCAAAGGGAAAGCGGACACGAAGGTTGCTGAGGGTGCCGCAGGGCTAGAACGAACCGTCAGGATGGCCGGCAAAGGCCCCTGTGACGTGTCGTTTATCGACACGATCGTGCAGGTTGAACCGATGGGCGGGGAAACCCTCCGGGTTGCCCTGGTGCACGCCCCGGAGATGTTCGACTACTACCAACAGCTTTCCGAGCACATCGGGACCGCCGAGAAGCGGAGCGAAACCATGCCGGGGGTTGTCTGCCTCGATCCGGCCCTGTGGAGCCGGTTTAGCAAAGTCAAAACAGACAAAACCGGGCGCATGGCCGATCTGCTGTTTGGGGACAGCCCGCTAGACCCGGTTTTGGTGAAGATCGGTCCCGCGTTCCGTGGCCTGATCATGCCGATCGACCGCGCGGTGAACGCTAAGAACGTGGGGGCGGAAGGACTGTGATGATCCACTCACAAGGGAAGGCACGAACTATGACCATTGAGAAAACTCCGTTTGCCATGTGGCTTGACGCCCTCCGCTCGGGCGAATTCGCACAGGGAGGCGGAGCGCTCCGTCGAGGCGACAAGTTTTGTTGCCTCGGGGTCGGCTGTGAACTGGCCGCCCGGCGGGGCGTAATTCCCCCCGGGAGACTCCCGATCCGTCAGGCAACTACAGGTACGACGGTGACGCGGCCTTGCCCTCGGACGCTGTGTGGCGGTGGCTTGGCCTACCGGGTTGCAACCCGGCCATTCGGGTTGACGGCTGCCGGGCTGAGGTGACCTACCTCAACGACGAGGAAGGGGTTTCGTTTGCTGGGCTGGCGGACGCCCTGGAGGCGGAGTATCCCCACCTGTTGACCCCGACCGAGTAAGACGCCCAAACAGAGCAGGCCCCCACCTTCCGAAGGTGGGGGCCGTTGCTGCGTTTACACGCTCTCAGTCGATCGGTACAACCTGATTCCCCCGAGGGGACGTCGGGCTGCTGGCCGGGTCGGCTGGGGGCTTAGACATGCCAGCATCAAACAGGGCTAGCAGTGGAGCGCCATCCTTGGAGCAGAGCCGCAGCACCCGGACGTCGGGGCCGATAGAGACGGTGACCGGCGGCAGGTCGGCCGGCTCCCCGCACACCTGGCAGCGACGTTGAGGCATGTGCGGAGCCTAACACTCGGGCCGGAGGGAGAGCGTGCACAGGCGGTTGTGAAACACGATCCTCGGACGTCAGCGACGAGGTCATGGCCGCCGTCGGCTGACCGATGAGAACGGTCGCGCCGGGCGACGGGTCGCCCGGCGCGACCGTCCTTCCGGCATGATCTGACGGGTGCTGCGTCCTGACTTCCCGATCAAGACCGAACGGTTGGACCTGCGCCCGTTCGCGCCGTCCGACCTGACCGCTCTCCACGCCTATCTGGCCGACCCGGAGGTGCACCGCTACGTCTACAGCGAGGCTCCGGCCGATGTCGACGGCACCCGGGAGATGCTGGCGAGGCGGGAGGAACGTGCTGCCCTCCGGAGAGCTGGTGACGCGCTCCAGTTGGCGATCGTGGTGCGGCGGACCGGCGAGCTCGTCGGTGAGGTGGTGCTGGGCTGGCCCAGCCCCGAGCACCGGCAGGGCGAGATCGGCTACCTGTTGCACCCGGACCACCGCGGTCACGGCTACGCCACCGAGGCGGCCGCCGCCATGCTGCACCTGGGCTTCGGCCACCTCGACCTGCACCGCATCTACGCCCGCCTCGATGCCCGGAACACCGCCTCGGCCCGCGTCCCGCAGCGGTTGGGGATGCGCCGTGAGGCGCATCTGCGGGAGAACGAGTTCGTCAAGGGGGAGTGGACCGACGAGCTGATCTACGGGGTCCTCGCGGCGGAGTGGCGTGCGGTGCAGGGCCAGGAGGTGACCCGCTAGCCGAGGTCGAATCCGGCCAGTGGCGGCAGTGGACAGTGCAGCAGGCCGCAGATCGTCCGCAGCAGCTCGATCTCGGGCACGGTCATCGTCCCGTCGTGGCTGATCACC
The sequence above is a segment of the Micromonospora sp. WMMA1363 genome. Coding sequences within it:
- a CDS encoding GNAT family protein, whose amino-acid sequence is MLRPDFPIKTERLDLRPFAPSDLTALHAYLADPEVHRYVYSEAPADVDGTREMLARREERAALRRAGDALQLAIVVRRTGELVGEVVLGWPSPEHRQGEIGYLLHPDHRGHGYATEAAAAMLHLGFGHLDLHRIYARLDARNTASARVPQRLGMRREAHLRENEFVKGEWTDELIYGVLAAEWRAVQGQEVTR